The proteins below are encoded in one region of Phaseolus vulgaris cultivar G19833 chromosome 1, P. vulgaris v2.0, whole genome shotgun sequence:
- the LOC137814829 gene encoding uncharacterized protein has translation MGGHAGATNFTAYTEAKISVWWDLHNCRVPNGQDPHSVVQNINSALINSNYIGAVTIFAYADTTRVPSPIINALSSTGVVLNHVPAGVKGSDMRILVDMLLWAVDNPAPANYLLISDDRDFSNALHQLSMRRYNILLAQPPQFSPSLFAAAKVVWLWSTLSAGGPPLHIVDSDSAKPSVQFKPKTKYAIKSTTKPPVPPLQIPDESRSINNDVPNPEPQRKFFIGAPHEFFASKCNQSVNPIPVPIPVPIPSSSKLNNETTIPQDSRQHSRRQKLIEIPRAVDVVNHQWDDSRPSIGQPEFNVEGLIDVIVRTLNFLKVEMIVPTEANITDSIRYGDPVFQTIDVRKALDFAISQRRVQKRVVGAMHLYIGRNEALWKCVNHAGGHPGDYPEETWYKVKQFLTSSKGRSLFLISRCRFEACLILKRSCLEEVVLGEVLKILEMLITVKRWIITHHHSGWQPITIGVKESKGDANIDSGDNLDQI, from the exons ATGGGTGGCCATGCAGGCGCAACCAACTTCACGGCGTACACGGAGGCCAAGATTTCGGTGTGGTGGGACCTTCACAACTGCCGCGTTCCAAACGGTCAAGACCCTCACTCCGTCGTGCAGAACATCAACTCCGCCCTCATCAACTCCAACTACATCGGCGCTGTCACCATCTTCGCCTACGCCGACACCACACGTGTTCCCTCGCCCATCATAAACGCCCTCTCCAGCACCGGCGTTGTCCTCAACCACGTTCCTGCTG GTGTGAAAGGGAGCGACATGAGGATTCTGGTGGACATGCTGCTATGGGCCGTGGACAATCCCGCTCCCGCTAACTACCTGCTGATATCCGATGACAGAGACTTCTCCAACGCGCTTCACCAACTCAGTATGAGAAGGTACAACATTCTCTTGGCGCAGCCGCCGCAATTTTCTCCCTCCCTCTTCGCCGCCGCCAAAGTCGTTTGGCTCTGGTCTACTCTCTCCGCCGGCGGCCCCCCTCTCCACATCGTCGATTCTGACTCCGCTAAACCCTCCGTTCAATTCAAACCCAAAACTAAATACGCAATAAAAAGTACCACGAAACCCCCAGTTCCGCCTCTTCAAATACCTGATGAGAGTAGGAGTATAAACAATGATGTACCTAATCCGGAACCACAGAGAAAGTTCTTTATCGGAGCTCCTCATGAGTTCTTTGCTAGTAAATGTAACCAGTCCGTAAACCCAATCCCAGTCCCAATCCCAGTCCCAATCCCAAGTAGTTCTAAGTTGAATAATGAAACTACGATTCCTCAAGATTCACGCCAACATTCTCGGAGGCAAAAGCTAATTGAAATTCCTCGTGCTGTGGATGTTGTTAATCATCAGTGGGATGATTCTAGACCAAGCATTGGCCAGCCTGAGTTCAATGTGGAGGGGCTTATTGATGTTATTGTGAGAACCCTAAACTTTCTCAAGGTTGAAATGATTGTGCCCACCGAGGCGAATATAACCGATTCCATTCGTTATGGGGATCCCGTGTTCCAGACAATTGATGTTAGGAAGGCCTTGGATTTTGCCATAAGCCAACGTAGGGTGCAGAAACGAGTCGTTGGGGCGATGCATTTGTATATTGGAAGAAATGAGGCGCTCTGGAAGTGTGTGAACCATGCAGGGGGGCATCCCGGTGATTACCCGGAAGAAACATGGTACAAAGTTAAGCAGTTCCTTACTTCATCAAAAGGGAGATCGTTGTTCTTGATTTCCCGTTGCAG ATTTGAAGCATGTTTGATTCTAAAGAGATCGTGCCTTGAAGAGGTTGTATTAGGGGAGGTGCTTAAAATTCTAGAGATGTTGATCACAGTCAAGAGATGGATTATTACACATCATCATAGTGGTTGGCAGCCGATTACCATTGGAGTTAAGGAGAGTAAAGGTGATGCAAATATTGATTCTGGTGATAACCTAGATCAAATATGA
- the LOC137814830 gene encoding uncharacterized protein, giving the protein MDAHEARNLLGFPPNSSPTPSQVKSAYIKKVWESHPDRFPSQEKPLAESKFKLISEAYTCLQSGRRDVSGSVGYSHVVRTGFPRAHGRRKNHAMIKVPFVLIILGTFALGGFNASRAYKKQKEEYPSHNPFLP; this is encoded by the exons ATGGATGCTCATGAAGCAAGAAATTTGCTCGGTTTCCCTCCCAATTCAAGTCCAACTCCTTCCCAG GTAAAATCAGCTTACATAAAGAAGGTGTGGGAATCTCACCCTGACCGATTTCCATCTCAGGAAAAGCCTCTTGCTGAGTCTAAGTTTAAACTG ATTTCAGAGGCTTACACATGCCTGCAATCTG GTAGGAGAGATGTTTCAGGTTCAG TTGGATATTCGCATGTTGTGAGAACTGGATTTCCGAGGGCTcatggaagaagaaaaaatcatGCAATGATTAAAGTCCCATTCGTTTTAATCATTCTGGGAACTTTCGCGCTTGGAGGATTTAATGCTTCGAG GGCTTACAAAAAGCAAAAGGAGGAATACCCTTCACATAATCCATTTCTACCTTGA
- the LOC137814828 gene encoding probable pectinesterase/pectinesterase inhibitor 13 produces MSGKIIISAVSLILVVGVAIGVVVTVNRRGEESGIQTNQKSVEIICQNTDDQKLCHGTLSSVKGLDTADPKAYIATAVKATMDSVIKALNMSDKLTTEHGDNASGTKMALDDCKDLLQSAIQSLQLSTDMVQNNNVQAVHDQTADFKNWLSAVISYQQACMEGFDDGNEGEKKIKEQLHTGSLDQVQKLTAITLDIVSSLSHILEKFGLKLNLKPASRRLLSKDGYPSWFSASDRKLLAQLERKGWRSNITPNVVVAQDGSGQFKTIAEGLASYPSNFQGRYNIYVKAGVYDEYITVPKSAVNVLLYGDGPEKTIVTGHKNFRDGVKTMQTATFANTAQGFIAKAMTFENTAGPDGHQAVAFRNQGDMSAVIGCHILGYQDTLYVQTNRQFYRNCVISGTIDFIFGTSPTVIQHSVIIARKPLANQFNTVTADGTSAKNMDTGIVLQDCEIIPEAELFPVRFQFKSYLGRPWKQYSRTVVMESNIGDFLHPEGWCPWVGENFEDTLYYAEYNNAGPGAAVNGRIKWKGYRGLISREEAAQFTAGQFLQAGPGSGTDWLKALRVPHVLDFAKA; encoded by the coding sequence ATGTCTGGAAAAATAATTATCTCTGCGGTTTCTCTCATCCTCGTGGTAGGAGTTGCAATCGGTGTTGTGGTTACCGTTAATAGGAGAGGTGAGGAATCCGGCATCCAAACCAACCAAAAATCTGTTGAGATTATCTGTCAAAACACCGATGACCAAAAACTCTGCCATGGCACTCTCAGCTCCGTCAAGGGTCTTGACACCGCTGACCCCAAGGCTTACATCGCCACGGCAGTGAAAGCCACCATGGACAGCGTGATCAAAGCGCTCAACATGAGTGACAAGCTCACAACCGAGCACGGAGACAATGCCAGCGGCACTAAGATGGCCCTTGATGATTGCAAGGACCTGTTGCAATCCGCCATCCAGAGTCTTCAGCTCAGCACTGacatggtgcaaaataacaacGTCCAAGCCGTGCATGACCAAACTGCTGATTTCAAGAATTGGCTTAGTGCGGTTATCTCGTACCAGCAGGCGTGCATGGAGGGTTTCGATGATGGCAACGAAGGTGAGAAGAAGATCAAAGAGCAGTTGCATACAGGGAGCTTAGACCAGGTGCAGAAACTCACCGCCATCACTCTTGATATCGTGAGTAGTTTGTCACACATCCTCGAGAAGTTCGGGTTGAAGTTAAACCTTAAACCGGCCTCCCGCCGTCTTCTTAGCAAGGATGGGTATCCCTCTTGGTTCTCTGCCTCAGACCGCAAGCTCTTGGCTCAGCTTGAACGTAAAGGATGGAGATCAAACATCACACCCAATGTGGTTGTTGCCCAGGACGGTTCTGGTCAGTTCAAAACCATTGCCGAAGGACTTGCTTCTTACCCCAGCAACTTCCAGGGTAGATATAACATCTATGTTAAGGCTGGTGTCTATGATGAATACATCACTGTTCCCAAGAGCGCCGTCAATGTTCTCCTCTACGGTGATGGTCCTGAAAAGACCATTGTCACAGGTCACAAGAACTTCCGTGATGGTGTCAAGACAATGCAAACTGCCACTTTTGCCAACACTGCTCAAGGCTTCATTGCTAAGGCCATGACCTTTGAGAACACTGCCGGACCTGATGGACACCAAGCCGTGGCTTTCAGGAACCAGGGAGATATGTCAGCAGTGATTGGTTGCCACATTTTGGGTTACCAAGATACCTTGTACGTCCAAACCAACAGGCAATTCTACCGCAACTGCGTTATCTCCGGAACCattgacttcatcttcggcacCTCACCCACTGTCATCCAGCACTCCGTCATCATCGCCAGGAAGCCCCTTGCCAACCAGTTCAACACCGTTACAGCCGACGGCACATCCGCAAAGAACATGGACACAGGAATCGTTCTCCAGGACTGCGAGATTATACCCGAAGCCGAGCTCTTCCCAGTGAGGTTCCAATTCAAGTCGTACTTGGGCAGGCCATGGAAGCAATACTCAAGGACGGTGGTGATGGAATCTAACATCGGTGACTTCCTTCACCCCGAAGGATGGTGCCCTTGGGTAGGCGAAAACTTCGAAGACACCTTGTACTATGCTGAGTACAACAACGCTGGACCTGGTGCCGCCGTGAATGGAAGGATCAAGTGGAAGGGTTACCGTGGTCTTATTTCTCGCGAAGAAGCTGCCCAGTTCACCGCTGGCCAATTCCTCCAGGCTGGACCTGGCTCTGGAACCGACTGGTTGAAGGCTCTTCGTGTTCCTCATGTCCTTGACTTCGCCAAAGCTTAA